Proteins encoded by one window of Thermostichus vulcanus str. 'Rupite':
- a CDS encoding carbohydrate ABC transporter permease: MQGIPLRALILFLCFLWTLPTAGLLISSFRQRSAIISSGWWTVFAHPFEFTQWTLENYQSVLTSDGMGRAFLNSLLVSIPATVIPITIAAFAAYALAWMQFPGRQWILAGIVALMVVPLQMSLIPMLRIYTQLGLNGTFLGIWLAHTGFGLPLAIYLLHSSIAGLPKEIIESAAVDGAGHFSTFSRLVVPLSLPAIASFAIFQFLWTWNDLLVALVFLGTRPDVAVVTARLSELVGSRGQDWPILTAGAFITMVIPLLVFFSLQRYFVRGLLAGSVKG; this comes from the coding sequence ATGCAAGGGATCCCGTTGCGGGCCTTGATCCTGTTCCTTTGTTTTCTGTGGACCTTGCCGACAGCAGGGTTGTTGATCAGCTCGTTTCGGCAGCGCAGCGCCATTATCAGCTCCGGTTGGTGGACGGTGTTTGCCCATCCCTTTGAGTTCACCCAATGGACCCTGGAGAATTACCAGTCGGTGCTCACCTCCGATGGCATGGGACGAGCCTTTTTGAATAGCCTGCTGGTGTCGATCCCGGCCACCGTGATCCCGATTACCATCGCGGCTTTTGCCGCCTATGCCCTCGCCTGGATGCAGTTTCCAGGGCGGCAGTGGATTCTTGCCGGGATTGTCGCCTTGATGGTGGTGCCTCTCCAGATGTCGTTGATTCCGATGCTGCGGATTTATACCCAACTGGGTTTGAACGGCACGTTTTTGGGGATTTGGCTGGCCCACACAGGGTTTGGCTTGCCTTTGGCCATCTATTTGTTGCACAGCTCGATTGCTGGCTTACCAAAGGAGATCATCGAGTCGGCAGCCGTGGATGGGGCGGGGCATTTTTCCACGTTTAGTCGCTTGGTGGTGCCCCTGTCTTTGCCGGCCATCGCTTCCTTCGCCATTTTTCAGTTTCTCTGGACCTGGAATGACCTGTTGGTGGCGTTGGTGTTTTTGGGAACCCGACCGGATGTGGCGGTGGTCACGGCACGGTTGTCGGAGTTGGTGGGATCCCGTGGGCAAGATTGGCCGATCCTGACGGCGGGAGCTTTCATCACGATGGTGATTCCGTTGTTGGTGTTTTTCTCGCTGCAACGCTACTTTGTGCGCGGTCTGTTGGCAGGTTCGGTGAAGGGATAA
- a CDS encoding ABC transporter substrate-binding protein, which translates to MNPTPRSLYLSLSLVLATSLFACAPQSQQPDTPGARQRVTIFGAFVEEDARRFEASMRPFEERTGIQVDYEGSGDFETLITVRMEGGDPPDIIAFPQPGLMMEYAREGRLVDLSEVIDSQQLSQGYRSFWLELGTVDDTLVGVWYRASVKSLVWYPVPQFEEAGYEIPETWDELLALSDQIVADGGTPWCIGIESSGATGWVGTDWIEDILLRTSGPEVYDQWVRNEIPFNDPRVKEAFEKMGEIWLNPDYVLGGTVGILTTPFGDAANPMFEDPPGCYLHRQASFLPVFLPPEVEPGRDIDFFYLPPINPEHGRPVMGAGDVMSMVNDRPEVRQVMEYLATAEAGRAWAEAGGFLSPHNDADLDWYPDDLTRAQAELLRDADTFRFDGSDMMPGAVGTGTFWTGIVDYISGRDLDTVLLEIERSWPRD; encoded by the coding sequence ATGAACCCAACCCCTCGGTCTCTGTACCTCAGCCTGAGCTTGGTTCTCGCCACCTCCCTCTTCGCCTGTGCCCCACAATCTCAGCAGCCGGATACTCCAGGGGCAAGACAACGGGTCACCATTTTCGGTGCGTTTGTGGAGGAAGATGCCCGGCGTTTTGAAGCCTCGATGCGACCTTTTGAGGAACGGACTGGCATTCAGGTGGACTATGAAGGTTCGGGTGACTTTGAAACTCTGATTACGGTGCGGATGGAAGGAGGGGATCCCCCAGATATTATTGCCTTTCCCCAGCCGGGTCTGATGATGGAGTATGCCCGCGAGGGGCGCTTGGTGGATCTGAGCGAAGTGATCGATAGCCAACAACTGAGCCAAGGGTATCGTTCCTTCTGGTTGGAGCTAGGCACCGTCGATGACACGCTGGTGGGGGTGTGGTACCGTGCTTCGGTCAAGAGCTTGGTTTGGTATCCGGTGCCCCAGTTTGAAGAAGCGGGCTATGAAATCCCGGAAACTTGGGATGAGCTGTTGGCCTTGTCTGACCAAATTGTGGCGGATGGGGGCACCCCCTGGTGCATCGGCATTGAGAGTAGCGGTGCGACCGGCTGGGTGGGGACTGATTGGATCGAGGACATTTTGCTGCGCACCTCTGGCCCGGAGGTCTATGACCAATGGGTACGCAACGAGATCCCCTTCAACGATCCACGGGTAAAAGAAGCTTTTGAGAAAATGGGTGAAATTTGGCTCAATCCTGACTATGTGTTGGGGGGCACGGTAGGCATTCTCACCACACCCTTTGGGGATGCCGCCAACCCGATGTTTGAGGATCCCCCGGGTTGTTATCTGCATCGTCAGGCCAGCTTTTTGCCCGTGTTTCTGCCGCCAGAAGTGGAGCCGGGCCGCGATATCGACTTCTTTTATTTACCACCGATCAACCCCGAGCATGGCCGCCCCGTCATGGGAGCTGGGGATGTGATGTCGATGGTGAACGACCGACCGGAAGTGCGTCAGGTGATGGAATACCTGGCCACCGCAGAAGCCGGACGAGCCTGGGCCGAGGCGGGGGGCTTTCTTTCTCCCCACAATGACGCTGATCTGGACTGGTACCCGGACGATCTCACCCGTGCGCAGGCAGAACTGTTGCGGGATGCCGACACCTTCCGTTTCGATGGCTCCGACATGATGCCAGGGGCTGTGGGTACAGGCACCTTCTGGACCGGGATTGTGGACTACATCAGTGGGCGGGATTTGGACACTGTGCTGCTGGAGATCGAGCGCAGCTGGCCCCGAGACTAG
- a CDS encoding carbohydrate ABC transporter permease codes for MRDPNAPAWQLLLVALAVGVLGVWTLFFLANDLVSRFPRVWAERIRPYIFVGPALLLLFAYLIFPTIQTLYFSFLDARSQRWVGWQNYQFAFTDRTMLIAFRNNLLWLLLVTGISVSLGLIIAVLVDRVRWEPLAKSLIFLPMAISFVGASVIWRFVYAFQPPGRPQIGLLNAIWTRLGGDPIGWLQTQPLNTLALIVIMIWLQTGFCMVILSAAVKSVPSELLEAARIDGANEIEIFFQVILPYVSKTIMTVATTVVILVLKVFDIVYVMTSGQFGTEVIANRMYSEMFRFRHFGRGSALAVILLIAVIPVMIGNIRSWRRAQ; via the coding sequence ATGCGGGATCCGAATGCGCCCGCCTGGCAGTTGCTGTTGGTGGCCTTGGCCGTTGGCGTGCTCGGGGTTTGGACGCTCTTCTTCTTGGCCAACGATCTGGTGTCGCGCTTTCCACGGGTATGGGCGGAGCGGATCCGTCCCTACATTTTTGTGGGGCCAGCTCTGTTGCTCCTGTTTGCTTACCTGATCTTTCCCACAATTCAAACCCTGTATTTCAGCTTCTTGGACGCCCGTTCGCAGCGCTGGGTTGGTTGGCAAAACTACCAGTTTGCCTTTACCGACCGCACCATGTTGATCGCTTTTCGCAACAACCTGCTTTGGTTGCTGTTGGTAACGGGGATCAGTGTGTCGCTGGGGTTGATCATTGCCGTGTTAGTGGATCGGGTGCGTTGGGAGCCACTGGCCAAGTCGTTGATTTTTTTGCCGATGGCGATCTCGTTTGTGGGAGCGAGCGTGATCTGGCGCTTTGTGTATGCTTTTCAACCGCCGGGGCGACCGCAGATCGGCCTGCTCAATGCCATTTGGACCCGCTTAGGCGGGGACCCGATCGGCTGGCTACAAACTCAGCCCCTGAATACTCTGGCCTTGATCGTGATCATGATCTGGCTGCAGACGGGCTTTTGCATGGTGATTCTGTCGGCAGCGGTGAAATCCGTGCCCAGTGAACTCCTGGAGGCCGCCCGCATTGATGGGGCTAATGAGATCGAGATTTTCTTTCAGGTGATTCTCCCCTATGTCAGCAAAACCATCATGACGGTGGCCACCACAGTGGTGATTCTGGTACTGAAGGTGTTCGATATCGTCTACGTCATGACCAGTGGTCAGTTTGGCACGGAGGTGATCGCCAACCGTATGTATTCCGAGATGTTCCGCTTCCGCCACTTTGGACGGGGCAGTGCCCTGGCGGTGATCCTGTTGATCGCGGTGATCCCGGTGATGATCGGCAACATTCGCAGTTGGCGACGTGCCCAGTAG
- the chrA gene encoding chromate efflux transporter, producing the protein MSADPSPSQSLALEQELPAPLPPLSVRLKEIAAVFLRLGFLGFGGPQAHIAMQNDEAVTRRGWMSQEQFTEGVGLCELLPGPASTQMGIYIGYVRAGWAGAVLAGFCFIAPAFVIEVMFSWLYFRFQKVPQLQGVFFGVAPVVIAIILAFCWKLGRKAVKDWSRGLIAVAAFVLLLLAGVNILLLFALAAAVGLVLYGPRRPWPGIPGLLPWPLLSLAQTVVATVPPETLTLSSFWGLERIGTYFWPMTLFFLKVGSAIFGGGLVIIPFIAEEVVEQLRWLTPAEFLDGVAIGQFTPGPVVLTAAFIGYKVAGVLGALTATVAIFAPSFAFILLAAPVLLRIRRNAWAKGSLQAMTPTALGAIAAATIPLAQNALLQDTPLASLLALLIGGAALVGLMHFKLPTWLLVLAGGGVGWLVGGLVT; encoded by the coding sequence ATGTCTGCTGACCCTTCCCCCAGTCAGTCCCTTGCGCTTGAGCAGGAACTGCCCGCTCCGTTACCACCGCTTTCGGTTCGTCTTAAAGAGATCGCTGCGGTGTTTCTCAGGCTGGGCTTTCTTGGGTTTGGTGGCCCGCAAGCCCATATCGCCATGCAGAACGATGAGGCGGTAACCCGACGCGGCTGGATGAGCCAGGAACAATTTACAGAAGGGGTGGGCCTGTGTGAACTGTTGCCAGGGCCAGCTTCTACCCAAATGGGGATCTACATCGGCTATGTGCGAGCGGGTTGGGCGGGGGCTGTGTTGGCGGGCTTTTGCTTTATTGCCCCGGCCTTTGTGATCGAGGTGATGTTTTCTTGGCTGTACTTTCGCTTTCAGAAGGTGCCGCAGCTACAGGGGGTGTTTTTTGGGGTGGCCCCGGTGGTGATCGCTATTATCCTGGCCTTTTGCTGGAAACTGGGCCGGAAAGCGGTGAAGGATTGGAGCCGCGGGCTAATCGCGGTGGCGGCTTTTGTGCTGCTGCTGCTGGCGGGCGTGAATATCCTGCTGCTGTTTGCTCTGGCGGCTGCGGTGGGGCTGGTGCTGTATGGGCCCCGTCGTCCTTGGCCAGGGATCCCCGGTTTGCTCCCTTGGCCGCTGCTGAGTTTAGCCCAGACGGTGGTGGCTACGGTTCCGCCCGAAACCCTGACCCTAAGCAGTTTTTGGGGCCTAGAGCGCATTGGTACCTACTTTTGGCCGATGACCCTGTTTTTCCTGAAGGTGGGGAGCGCCATTTTTGGGGGGGGCTTGGTGATCATCCCTTTCATCGCCGAGGAGGTGGTGGAGCAGTTGCGCTGGTTGACACCGGCGGAGTTTTTGGATGGGGTGGCAATTGGGCAATTTACCCCTGGCCCGGTAGTGCTGACGGCAGCCTTTATCGGCTACAAGGTGGCGGGGGTGCTGGGGGCGCTGACGGCAACAGTGGCGATTTTTGCCCCTTCTTTTGCCTTTATTCTGCTGGCGGCTCCGGTTTTGTTACGGATACGGCGCAATGCTTGGGCCAAGGGATCCCTGCAGGCGATGACTCCGACGGCTCTGGGGGCGATTGCGGCGGCCACGATTCCGTTGGCACAAAATGCTTTGCTCCAGGACACCCCTCTGGCTTCGCTGCTGGCTCTCCTGATTGGCGGAGCAGCGTTGGTGGGGTTGATGCACTTTAAGCTACCCACCTGGCTGTTGGTGTTGGCGGGAGGAGGGGTAGGCTGGCTGGTGGGAGGGCTGGTGACCTAA